The Streptomyces venezuelae genomic interval GTGGAGACCTCCACCGAGCGGACGGGCGCGTGGGCGGACCAGGCGCGCCCGGTGAGCCGGTGGACGCGGCCGGCCTCCAGGGTGGCGCCGAAGGGGAGTTCGTACGCGGACTTGATCGTCTGGACGCCGATGGGGGCGCTGCCGCCGGACGGGTGGGCGGGGCCGAAGAGGCGGTACCAGTCCGTGGACCAGGGTGAGGTCAGCGGGCGGGTGGAGACCTCGATGTCGCCGAGCCACTTGATCGAGGCGATGCCGACCCAGGAGGGCACGACGAGCCGGACCGGGTGGCCGTGGTCGTACGGGAGGGGTTCGCCGTTCATCTCGTACGCGAGGAGGACGTCCTCGAAGGCCTTGGCGACCGGCAGCGGGCGGCGGACCCGGCCGTGGTCGACGCCGCCGGAGACGTACGGGTCGTCGAGGCCGCGCGGCTGGAGGGCGATGGCGTCCCGGGCGATCCCGGCGCGTCGCAGCACGTCGGAGAGGCGGACGCCGCGCCAGCGGGCCGCGCCGACGGCGCCGAGGGTCCAGGAGGTGCCCGTGACGGGCTCGCCCTGCTGGCTCGTGTAGAGACTGCGGCCGTTTCCGGCGCACTCGATCAGGGCCGTTCGGGTGACGGAGGGCAGGTCGCGCAGCTGCCCGTAGGTGAAGTGGACGGGGCTGCGGGCGTGGAGTCCGTCGCCCCAGAGCGTGAGGCGCCAGTCGGCGGCGTCGAGGACGGGCGTGGAGGTGTGGTTGCGGACGAAGAAGCGGTCGGCGGGGGTGAGGAGACCGGTGTCCGCGAAGGCGTCGGACCGCGCCTCGGCGCTGGCGCCCCGGACGGTGAACCACTCGGGCGGGAGGGACTTGACGATGCCGGGCGCGGACACGGATGCGGAGGCCGTGGTTGCGTGCGGGGATGCGGGGGCCGTGGTTGCGTGCGCGGGGGCGGCGGCCGCGAGTCCGCCGAGGGCGGAGGCCGCGGGGGCCGCCGCGAGCAGCTTCAGCAGGGAGCGGCGGTCGGGCGCGGGCGGATACGGCGGCACGGGACTCCTCGACATGTGGGGCGGGCGGCGCCACCGGGCGGCGGCGGGCCGATCCTAGAGGCGGAGAGGGGGCTGGAACGGTCCGTTGACGGTGCTGTCACACAGCGATCCGTCAGCTCGGAGCGGGCCCCGGAAATGCGGGAGCGCCGCTCGGTCTCCCCGACCGAGAATGCGGCATGACGACATCGAACGGCGCGACGACATCGATACGCGAGGCGGTTCCCGGGGACGCGGCGGCCGTCGCTTCCGTGCACGTCCTGTCCTGGCGGGCCGCCTACCGCGATCTGCTCCCCGGGCCGTATCTGGCCTCGCTGGACCCGGAGGAGCGGGCGTCCGTGTGGCACGAGCGCCTGTCGGCGCCCGACCGGCCCACGGTGCTCCTGGCGACGGAGGCCGACGGGCGGGTCGTGGCCTTCTCCTGTCTCAGGGCCTGGCCGGACGAGGAGCCCGGGGAGCCGGCGGAGGCCGGTGCGGCCGGCGAGCCGGGGGCGTCCGGTGCGTCCCTCGCTCTCGACCCCGCCTCCACCGCCGAACTGGCGGCGCTGTACGCCCTGCCGGAGGTGTGGGGCACGGGTGTCGGGCGGGCGCTGCTCGCCGCGTCCACGGAGGTGCTCGTGACGGCCGGTTTCCGGACCGCCTCGCTGTGGGTGTTCGCCGGGAACACACGGGGCCGCCGCTTCTACGAGGCGGCCGGCTGGCGACCGGACGGCGCGGCCGTCCGCGAGGTCACGGGCGGCCGGGAGCTGGAGGAACTCCGTTACCGGCGGGCGCTGTTGGACTGAGCCGGTGTCCACATCCCAAGACGCGGGTCTCACCATTCGGCGGGAGTGCGTACGGTGAAGGCACGCACCCACACCGAGGGAGTCGCTTCCATGACGCATGCCCCCACCCCGTCGGCGGCCCACGAGACCGCCGTCTACACCCACGGCCACCACGAGTCCGTCCTGCGTTCGCACACCTGGCGGACCGCCGCCAATTCCGCCGCCTACCTGCTGCCCGAGCTGCGGGCGGGGCTCGACGTCCTGGACGTGGGCTGCGGCCCGGGCACGATCACGGCCGATCTGGCCGCGCTGGTGGCGCCCGGCCGGGTGACCGCCGTCGACGCCGCCGAGGGCGTCCTGGAGAAGGCACGCGCGGTCGCCGCTGAACGCGGCCTGGACAACGTCGAGTTCGCCGAGGCGGACGTCCACGCCCTGGACTTCCCCGACGACTCCTTCGACGTCGTCCACGCCCACCAGGTGCTGCAGCACGTCGGCGACCCCGTCCAGGCCCTGCGCGAGATGCGGCGGGTGTGCAGGCCGGGCGGGGTCGTCGCGGCCCGCGACAGCGACTACGGAGCCTTCGCCTGGTTCCCCGAACGCCCCGCGCTGGACGGGTGGCTGGACCTGTACCACCGGGTCGCACGGGCGAACGGCGGCGAACCGGACGCCGGGCGGCGGCTGTTCTCCTGGGCCCGGGAGGCGGGCTTCACCGACGTCACGACGACCGCGGCGACCTGGTGCTTCGCCACCCCCGAGGAGCGCGCCTGGTGGAGCGGCCTGTGGGCGGACCGGACGACCGGCTCCGTCTACGCCGAGCTGGCCGTGAAGGGCGGCCACGCGACGGACGCCGAGCTGGCGGCGATCGGGGAGGCCTGGCGGGAGTGGGGCGAGCGGGAGGACGCCTGGTTCATGGTCCCGCACGGCGAGATCCTGTGCCGGGTGTCCTGACCACTCGGCAGAGTCGTTACGGCAGGTCAGTACAGGTTGTCATGGAACCCGATGCATTCCGGGTCCTGGAGGGGGCAGCTCGGATGCGGCGTGCGGTCCGGCTCGGGCCGCGCCGGTTCGGTGTCCAGGAAGCCCGGCTCCGGCGGCGGCATGGCGAACGCCTCGCAGAGGCAGGCGCCGCAGCGGCCGGAGAACCGCGGCTCCCCATGGCGGAAGCGCGGATGTCCGCACCGGCACTCGGCCGTCGCCCATGCTGCCACCTACGGACCCCCGTCCTTCCGCCGCCACCCCCAGGATAGGGAGCGACGGCCCGGCGGGGACCCCTCCGGGACTCCCCCTCCGGGACGCCGCCGATCGTCCGTCAGCTCGGCCGCATCCTGAACTCATAGGCGTACGGCAGTGGTTCGTCGGTGAGCTCCGCCCAGACCTCACCGAGGATCTCGGCGCCCTCGCGCAGGTCCGCGACCTCGAAGCCCGCGTCGAAGACGGCGCGGGCCTCGTCCGTCCTGCCCTCGGCGAGGAGCAGGCGCGCCTCCAGGAGCCGGAAGGCGCCCCTCCCCCGCGCCTCCTCGGGAAGCCGCGTCCACACCTCGCGCGCCCGGCCCGTGCGTCCGGCGGCGAGCAGCGCGGTGACCGCCTCGCGGCCGAGCGCGGCGCTCCCCGCCTCGTCCTCGGCGGCCCGGTCGGCGTGTTCGGCCCGGTCGGCGTGCTCGGCATGGTCGTTGAAGGCCTCGGCGAACCGTTCGGCGGCGCGGGCCGGGTGCCCGTCCTCCCGGTCGGCGACGGCGAGGCAGTGGAGCAGCGGCCAGCGGACGGTGGCCTCGCGCAGTCCCCGTTCCCAGCTCCGTACCGCCTGGGCGCGGTCTCCGGCGTGCCACTGGGCGATGCCGAGGTGGTACTCGGTGGACGGGTCGGCCGGGGCGGTCTCCAGCATGTCCCGCCAGGGCGCCGAGACCAGCGGCGCGCCGGGCGCGGCGCCCTTCTCGGGGGCCGGCAGGACCCCGGTGTCCAGGAGTGCGCGCCAGGGCTCCTGCTCGGGCCCGAGCGTCGACTCGGGGAAGGGGGTGCCGGGCAACTCGTGATTTCCGCGCAGGACTTCGAGGGCTCCCCAGCCGGAGCCGACGGCGAGGACGGTCTCCGGCTCGGAGTCGGCGGCCTGCTCGCGCCAGGCCGTGCAGGCCGCGTCGACCCCGGCGCGCGGGAGCGCTTCGGCGAGGCCGTTCTCGACGGCCTCGCGGGCCGTGTCCCAGTCGTCGCCGAGTGCCGCGCCGGGATCGGCGGTGAGCGGTCCGTACGCCTCCAGCCAGCTGAACTCCTCGCCGCCGGGCAGCTCCAGGTGCTCCAGCTGGGTGCGCGCGAGGCCGGCCTGGATCTCGGCGTAGCCGGGGGTGCCGGGCTCGGTGAGCCACTCCTGCCAGCGCCGGCCGCCGCGTTCGCGGCCCCACAGGAAGAGCTTGCGGCCGCGCAGCGGATCGGTGGAGGTCTGGACGAGGCCGGTGCCGTCGGCGTCCAGGGCGGCGATCCAGCGGCGCTGTCCGTCGGGCA includes:
- a CDS encoding sulfite oxidase, which produces MSRSPVPPYPPAPDRRSLLKLLAAAPAASALGGLAAAAPAHATTAPASPHATTASASVSAPGIVKSLPPEWFTVRGASAEARSDAFADTGLLTPADRFFVRNHTSTPVLDAADWRLTLWGDGLHARSPVHFTYGQLRDLPSVTRTALIECAGNGRSLYTSQQGEPVTGTSWTLGAVGAARWRGVRLSDVLRRAGIARDAIALQPRGLDDPYVSGGVDHGRVRRPLPVAKAFEDVLLAYEMNGEPLPYDHGHPVRLVVPSWVGIASIKWLGDIEVSTRPLTSPWSTDWYRLFGPAHPSGGSAPIGVQTIKSAYELPFGATLEAGRVHRLTGRAWSAHAPVRSVEVSTDGGTHWRRARLLDTPRRDGWVRWTVPWRPHRTGPVTLLSRTTDAAGNTQPERAVHNTQGYLFGAVVRHPVTVA
- a CDS encoding GNAT family N-acetyltransferase; protein product: MTTSNGATTSIREAVPGDAAAVASVHVLSWRAAYRDLLPGPYLASLDPEERASVWHERLSAPDRPTVLLATEADGRVVAFSCLRAWPDEEPGEPAEAGAAGEPGASGASLALDPASTAELAALYALPEVWGTGVGRALLAASTEVLVTAGFRTASLWVFAGNTRGRRFYEAAGWRPDGAAVREVTGGRELEELRYRRALLD
- a CDS encoding methyltransferase domain-containing protein; its protein translation is MTHAPTPSAAHETAVYTHGHHESVLRSHTWRTAANSAAYLLPELRAGLDVLDVGCGPGTITADLAALVAPGRVTAVDAAEGVLEKARAVAAERGLDNVEFAEADVHALDFPDDSFDVVHAHQVLQHVGDPVQALREMRRVCRPGGVVAARDSDYGAFAWFPERPALDGWLDLYHRVARANGGEPDAGRRLFSWAREAGFTDVTTTAATWCFATPEERAWWSGLWADRTTGSVYAELAVKGGHATDAELAAIGEAWREWGEREDAWFMVPHGEILCRVS
- a CDS encoding DUF5107 domain-containing protein gives rise to the protein MTTVRRAVLTLPAAPLGPDSPLPALRTHHGTHAVDEQTLAELPRDMARGIGRAPLRSLLPAPVRDGYGRERTPTDLDAIVIENDRLRATVLPGLGGRVHSLHHKPSGRELLYRNPVFQPAAFALNGAWFSGGIEWNIGATGHTTLSCSPLHAAVVRAPDGGQMLRLWEWERLRDLPFQVDLWLPEGSDFLHVGVRVRNPHERPAAVYWWSNTAVPETRRVIAPADAAWHHGDERSLRRLPFPVTESGGGTDRSYPLNGDHAADWFYDLPDGQRRWIAALDADGTGLVQTSTDPLRGRKLFLWGRERGGRRWQEWLTEPGTPGYAEIQAGLARTQLEHLELPGGEEFSWLEAYGPLTADPGAALGDDWDTAREAVENGLAEALPRAGVDAACTAWREQAADSEPETVLAVGSGWGALEVLRGNHELPGTPFPESTLGPEQEPWRALLDTGVLPAPEKGAAPGAPLVSAPWRDMLETAPADPSTEYHLGIAQWHAGDRAQAVRSWERGLREATVRWPLLHCLAVADREDGHPARAAERFAEAFNDHAEHADRAEHADRAAEDEAGSAALGREAVTALLAAGRTGRAREVWTRLPEEARGRGAFRLLEARLLLAEGRTDEARAVFDAGFEVADLREGAEILGEVWAELTDEPLPYAYEFRMRPS